The genomic DNA GAGTCCCATGGGCCCGAGTTCACCGCTTGGCCAGGCGATGGTGAACTGCGGGGATTTCGAGCTACCGGCCAGCATTGCCATCGCGCCCAAGCCGTAGGCTTTCCGGATGACAACGGCCCCCACCGGGACGGTAAGTAAAGCGCCGGCCACGAAGAGGTCGCCGAATGCTCGGACTCCTGGTTCTCGCTCGGCCTCGACACCGACCATAAAGCCGGGGGTGTCGACAAACGAGACGACCGGCAAGCCATGATCTTGTGCGAGCGTCAGATGCTGGGTCATCGTCCGTGCGGCATCAACGTCGATCGCGCCACCGAGATGATGGTTATTATTGGCAATGATCGCAATGGGCTCACCATCAATGCGCCCGAAGCCGGTGATGGCGCCAGCGCCGAATTCCTGCCGAACTTCCGTAAACGTTCCCGGGTCAACAACCGAAGTGATCGCATCGACCATAGAGAACGCGCGGAGTCTATCCGCCGGCACGACGGTGCGAGCGGTTTCGGCGAGCTCTTCATCAACCTCTAAAGGAGAAACGTTCTCCTCTTGCTGCGAGCGCCGGGTTCCGGTGAGCGCGGACAATGCCTCTTTCACGTGGGCTACTGCTTCGGCCTCATCCTGGGCGAGGATGTCTATGACACCGTTGGCTAGGTGGAGCTCTGCCGGACCGATATCCTCGGGGCGGTATTTGCCGAGTCCCCCGCCTTCGATCATTGCTGGCCCGCCCATGCCGAGGTTGACCTCAGGCGTGGCGATAATGAGATCACAGACCCCGGCTAACGCTGCGTTGCCGGCAAAGGTGTAGCCGGAAACCACAGCAATCATCGGTACCTGCCCGCGGAGCGCGGCGAGGTCTGCGAAGGTCGGCACGCTCAGCCCTACTGAGGGCGCCCGGTCAGTTTCGCCCGGACGGCCACCGCCGCCTTCGGCGAAGAGGATCAATGGCACCTGGCGTTGCTGGGCCACCTGAATCAGCCGGTCTACTTTTGCGTGGTTGCGGGTGCCTTGCGTGCCCGCCAAGACCGAGAAGTCGTAGCTGATGACCACAACTTCTTGGCCTTCGATCGTGGCGACACCGCCCACGAGAGCGTCCCCAGAAGTCTTTTCAATAAGATCTTCAACACTGCGGCGCTTGGTTTGGGCAGCGATAGCCAAGGGCCCGTATTCCACGAAACTGCCCGGATCTACCAGGTCAGCAACGTTTTCTCGCGCCGTGCGTCTGCCACGATCTCTAATCTTTTTCAGATGCTTCTCGCGGGCTTCATCCAGCACCGCTGCGTGTCGTTCTTGGACCTCGGCCACACCGGGGTGTGGTTCTACTTCTAAGGCGGCATCCTCATCCTGCTCTGCGACGCCACTGAGCACAGCCAGAGGAGTCCCGGCGGAAACAAAGTCTCCCACCGAAACCAGGTGCCGGACGGTTTGCGCAACCGGCCCCGAGACGGGGTGATGCATCTTCATGGCCTCCAACAGCACATATTCGCTGGGTTTCTCCCCGACGGACACGACGGTGCCGGTCAGCGAGGCGCGAAGCAGGGTTTCATCGCTGCGAAGTTTCGGTTCAGCCACACCGTTGCCACTGATCGGCGGCGACTGGGAACCTCTGCCGTTGGCTCCAGGGGCTGAGGGGTTTCGAGCCTGTCTGGCCGCTTCGATCTCGTTGGCGCAGGTGACGATGTCTGCTGCCCGAGCATCAAACGAAGTTGTGGTCTCGCTTCCCGGCGCAAGGATCTGGCCGATCGCTTGTAATAAGGCGACGTTGGTGTCGATTCCTGAGATCCGAGTTTCGCACAGCGCCCGGTCTCCGGCTGATAACGCTGCCTCGAGGGTAGGTCCCTGGACGATGATCTTGCCCAGCAACGAGTCGAAGGCCCCGGTAACGGTCGTGCCCGGTTGAACCCATGTATCCACTCGCACCCCGGGGCCTGTCGGCCACGTGACCGCGTCAACTGTACCGGCACTGGGCATCGGCTCCCCCGAGGCTTGCATGGACTCGGCGGCGACCCGTAGTTGGACCGCGTAGCCGCGTGGCTCTGGTGCCTCTACAGAGTGATCATTCAGACCTACTGGTTGTTTGCCGGTGGCAACATCGAGTTGGCAGGCCACCAGATCAAGCCCTGTTACTTGCTCAGTGACCGTGTGCTCGACCTGGATGCGAGGGTTGACTTCGAGCAGCTCGTACCGGTCATCAGAGACGAGAAATTCCACGGTCGCCAATGACAAGTACCCCGCGGATTCCGTCAGTCGAGCAGCATCGGCGTGCAAACTTGCTCGTAGCTCATCGCTCAGCCCTGGCGCGGGGGCGATTTCCACCAGCTTCTGGCGTCTGCGCTGAATAGAGCAGTCGCGGTCCCCTAATACATGGACCCCGTCAGGGGTGCCTAAGACCTGTACTTCGATATGCCGTGCACCGGTGACTATAGCCTCGGCAAAAACACGGTCGTCTCCGAAGCCAGCTTGTGCTTCTGCAGCACACGCGTTGAGCGCATCGTGGAGCTTATCGGCATCGTGGACCATGCGGATCCCCCGCCCGCCTCCGCCGGCCACGGCCTTAATGGCAATACCACCGGGGTGCGCGGCCAGCAGCTCTGCCGCAGTAGAAACTGCCACTTCATAGTCCTCTTCTGCCGTAGACAGCAGGCCGGTTGAGGCGGGAACCGGGATGCCAAGGGATTCGGCGTGCTCCCGTGTCGCACGCTTATCCCCAAATAAGTTGAGCACCTCGGCAGAGGGTCCAACCCACGTGAGGCCGGCGTCTTGGCACAGCTGTGCCATTTGTGTTGATTCGGCCAAGAATCCATAGCCCGGGTGGATCAGTTGGGCACCGCTCGAGCAGGCGGCCTCAAGAACCGCTTGCGCATCGAGGTATGCCGCAGCGCCGCGACCTGGCAGCGTGACTACTTCGTCAGCAAGTTGTACGTGCAGGCCGGCTGCTCCAGCCAAGGATTCTTCATCCGAGGAGCGAATGGCAACGGTGCGTATCCCATAGGCCTGTGCTGTTCGGATAATCCGCGCGGCAATTTCGCCGCGATTGGCAATAAGAATTGTAGGGGTGTTGTCCATAGTGATGTCTTGGTCTCCGTTGACGCAGATTTTCAGTGGTGTGGTTGGGTAGGGAAAATCAGCTGCCTCAGGTCAGCTGATTGACCTGTTCGATGAGTTCGTTCTTGCGGATCTTGCCCGTGGCGGTCATGGGCATCTGATCGACAAAGACAAATTCGGGCACCTTGAATACCGCCATGTTCTCTTTGGCCCATGCGGTGAGCTCGTCGGCGTCCGGCTGGGATCCCGGGGTGGGGATCACGAATGCGACGGGAACCTGCCCTTTGGCCTGATCTTCGCGGGGCGCGACCGCGACGGTGTCCACATCGGGATGCATACGCAACAGGGCTTCGATTTCGGAGGGAAATGCACTCATGCCGTTGACTTTGATCATTTCCTTGGTCCGCGCCAAGTAGGTCAGCGCGCCCACTTCATCAAAACGGCCGGTGTCACCGGTGCGGAGCCATCCACCAATTAGGGTCTCTTCGGTAGCGGTCGGGTTGCGCCAATATCCGGTCAGAACCGAGGGCGAATTCACCAGAATCTCCCCTTCGTGTCCTACGGGGACCGGGTTGAGATCCGCATCGACCACCACGATGTTTGTTCCGGGCACAGGGTACCCGCAGTACACTGGCTCAGCTCGCAGATCCCGGTCTTCATCCTGCAGACCCAGCGTAAACGTGTCAGATGTGTGGGTTTCGGTCATCCCGTAGGATGCCTCTCGCAAGGTCAGACCGGTCTGGGCATGCCAGCGCTCGCGCAAGTCGATGTCGAGTTTTCGACTCAGTGAAAGCGCCTGGGACTGCTCCAGCGAACTGATGTCGACGTCCGCAAACTCTTCAGTCGCTAATAATTGCAGCATCTCGTCATAGCCTTCAGCAGGTGCGGCGAGACGAGTGACGCCACGGTCATGAATCGCCCTCAGCGCTACACGTGGATTCCACCGGTTCATGATCGCCACTTCCCCGCCGGAATAGAACGGCAACAACAAACCCAAATTTTGCCCCGCGATCCAGAACATCGGAAGGAAGCCTAGGGTGACATCCCGTGTGGAACTTGTGGAAGTTTTGCCCATCCCTGCGGCGGAAGCGGCTGCGGTGTACGCCATGTGGCCCAGCGTATGTTCGCATCCTTTTGGCCGCCCTGTTGTCCCACCCGTGTAGTTCAATGCCGCGAGACGGTCAGGGTCCGAAGGCACCGGAGGTACGGGCGAGGTTTCAAGGACTGCCGCCCAGTCCCCCGCTGTTTCAGCAGAGGGCACCGATATAGGCAATCCTGGGGTGGGCGCAGGTGCGCCCGCTTCAAGGAAAACGGCAGCCGGATCTGTCCATGTCACTGAGACCTCGTGGCCGAGCTCAGGAAGAACGCTATCAACGATTTCTCGCAGTTGAGTCGCGGCGATCAGGTGGACCGCACCCGAGTCTTCAAGTTGGTACCGTAACTCTTCGGCTTTGTACATCGGGTTGATAGGCACATAGACCGCACCAAGCCAGGCAATTGCAGCAAACGACTCGAAATACTGCGGGCTGTTTCCCATATAGACGCCAACACGATCTCCCACACCGACCCCGTGACCTGACAGCCAGCCGGCGAGCGCTCCCACCCTGCGTTCCACTTCTGACCAGGTCGACTGCCATCCGTAGTAGCTGACCGCTACCGCATCGGGGCGGGTCCTAGCCCAGTGTTGGATGGTCTCGGCCAGGCCGGTCCCTGCCGCCAACTCAGCGGGGTTATGCGGAACTTCTTCCGGCCAGAGCGTTCGCAGCGCAGCAAGTTCCTCTGCGGCCGCCTGCCATGCTGTAATTCTTGATGAAGTCTCTGGCATGATCCTGTCTGTTCTCCTTTGAAGATTCAACCTACGCGCCAGCATGATTCAGGCCGCTTCGTTATGTGAGGTATTTCGGGTTGGAGACTTCGAGACGGAGTCGCGCTGCTGTCTTGAGCACCGCGACGATGCGCCGGGTCTCCTCGGAACTTGCCGATGTGTCTGAGAGTTGCTGCACGCACTGCGCGAGCCCCTTTTCATCGTCCGCGCGTAGCTCGTGCAGCGCCCTTGCGTACCATCGATCGGCCTCTGGTCGTTGGCTGTTTTCACGACGCAGCAGGCTGACGACATTCTTGGCCACGCGAGCCTTGAAACGGTTGGGTTCACCTTCGCCACGAATAAGGTCCTGCGTTAAATAGGACTCGAGCCCGTTGAACAGCTCATCTGCGGTCGGCTCCGTGAACAAGCTTGGGGCGGACCGTCCGTTCTGCGGAGCACCATCGGTCGAGCTTGTACCAACCTCGGCGGGTTGCACCTCGGGGTATAACAGCTCGAGCAGGTCATGTTCCTGCTCGGCTGTACGACGTCCAATAGCCAAGAGCTCAAGTTCATTGGTATGGCCGGGTACGGAGCGCTGCATTTGTCGGAGACACCCAATACCCCACCAGGCGGTGGCTCGAGCTTCCCACCAGGTCAATTGCTCCTCGGAGGGGCGGAAACCGGTCTGCGATTCATAAGCATCCAGAAAATCGGATACCTCCCCGACTCCAGCTACTCGGCCGGGCCCGCCGAATCGCCAGGCTCGCATACAAACGTATCCCAGATCCTCAAACGGGTCGCCCAGGTGGGTGAGTTCCCAATCCAGCACAGCGGCCAGACCCGATTCGTCCACCATGAGATTTCCTAGACGAAAATCCCCGTGAACCAGGGTGCGTTTCGGCGCTGCCTCAGGTTTGCGGCGGGCTAGTTCGCGCAGTCCTAAGAGCAGTGCCGGACGGTCGACAGCCGTCGCGGCGTAATCATCAAGAAGACTGTCAATTGGGTCCTCGGCCTCTTCTAGCCCCAGCCCATCCAAAGGTACTGCGTGGATGCGTCCGATTGCTTCACCCAGTTGAGCCGGTAAGCGTTCTCGTGCTGTCGCGTATCGCTCATCCTTCAGGATGCGAGGAGCGATAGTCTCCCCTTCTATAAAGCTCAGCATGAGGTACGGGGTCCCCAGGATCTGGGGGTCCACCGAATGGTCCAGCACTGAAGGACTTGCGACTCCGGCGGCATGGGCCGCAGCGAGCACCCGAGCTTCTTGTGCATTGGCTTCGGGATCGGGATCGCTGGGATGGTCCATCCGCAACACGAATCGACACCAGTCCCCACTCAGGGTGGTTCCCACCAGCCACATCAACCTGCTGGCGCCACCGGTGAGTTGTTGTATATCGGTAATCTCGCCTGATGGGTGCCCGAGCTGATGAAGGCGCGATTCCAAGCGGGCTTTGAGGTCCTCTACCATCACGCTCTTTGTGTCGCCTCACTGTCAGCTTGCGTCTTGTACGTGTCGGTTGTAACTCCCTTAGGATTACGCTGGGACATGAAGCCGAACATGTAACCGGCGATGCGGCGCATCTGAATTTCATCGGCGCCTTCGGTGATGCGGTAGCGGCGGTGATGCCGGTAGATGTGCTCGAAGGGTTTCTTGCGGGAGTACCCCATTCCGCCGTGCACTTGCATGGCTTGATCGGCCGCCTCGCAAACCAGTCTGTTGCCCTGGTAATTCGCCATGGAGATTTTGTCGGAGACGGTGAAAGCGCCATCTTGGTCCATGAGCCATGCTGTCTCACGAATAAAGGAACGCAGCATGGAGGCACGTGCCTGAAGGTCGACCAGTGGAAATTGGATCGCTTGGTTGACCGCGAGCGGTTTGCCGAACGGCTTGCGCTCCTTGGCATATTCAACGGATTCGTTGATGCAGTACTGTGCTGCCCCCAGGCTCGACGCTGCCTGCCGGATTCGATTTTCGTTGAAGAAGTGTTGCACGATCTGTAGGCCGCGACCGAGTTCACCAAAGAGCTGGGTCTCATCGACTTCGACATTGGTAAACCGGACGTGGGCATGGTCGGTGGGCATGTTGAACGTCCAGACGTACTCCAGGATGTCGACTCCAGGTGCGTCTAACGGGACGAGGAAAGCGGTGATGCCCTCTGCGCTGCCAGGCTCGCCATGAGTGCGAGCAAAAACAATATCCCGATCGGCCGTATGCAGACCGGAGTTCCACATCTTTTCCCCATTAATGACCCAACCGGAATCGGTCTTCGTCGCGGTCGTTTCCATGTGGGTGGCATCCGAACCATGATCTGGTTCCGTGATGCCGAAGCTGAAGTGCGCCTCGCCCGCGGCAATCTTTTCTTTCCATTCATCAATCTGCGCTTCGGAGCCATAGTTCATCAGAAGCATCAGACCCACGTTGTTGCCGACTATCGAGTGTTCATTCTGCAGATCGTTATGAAGGCCAAGCCCTTTGGAGGCGAAGTGATCGCGAATGACAGCCATGTCTAGGTTTCCTAATCCAGAGCCACCTAGATGCTTCGGCAATTGGGCTCGATAGAACCCTGCTTTGTCCGCGCGACGCTTGGCTTCAGCCAACAATGCTTCCCAATCTGGGTGTGGGACCCCACCATTGTCCCAGTCGGTGCGTGCGTACTCGCGTCGATGATCGAAGAACCGAATATTATCGTTTTCGTTCTCCAGCGGGCGGATCTCCCGTTCAATGAATTCGTCTAATTCATTGAGCAGGTTCTGTAGGTACTCGGGAATTCGATAATCCATTGGCATTCCTCTACATAGGTCAGTGGTTCGCAACTGTGCCCGGTGGTATAACGCTGGGGAGCGATGCCAGGTACTAAGCCGGCGAGTACTATCGCGCGGACACATGGTCGTCTGGGATGAAAATTGGGTCGTCAGTGCCGTTAACGGAATCGACGGCATCACTTTAGTGATCGATCGCTAAAACCAGACTCTAGGGAGCACGCCCATGAGAGTCAATAGTCACAAGAGAATGCGAACAGAGATTTACTGGTGTCCGGGCAGGAGCTCTACAAACAGAGCATCAGCTTCGGCGCACAAGGTGTCGCCATGCCAGAGCTGTCCTGAGACGAACCGTTTCCGGCGCTCTACTGATTCGACTTTCGCCACCAGGTCCAACCGCTCATTCAACGGGGTGATCGCGCGATAATTCGTCGTCAGATACGCCGTGCGACACACTCGACCCTGCGCGCCTGAAGCCATCCGCCCCAATAACGCATCAAATATCGCTGCCACAATCCCGCCGTGCATGGCACCGTTCATTCCGATGTAAAACTCCTCTGCCACCGTATGCGCTTGGATGCGGTCCTCTTCCACGACATCGATGCGCAACTGTGGAGTCACCAACTGCAACTTGCCATCGCGCCCACCGCCACGTCCATACCAGCGCTCCACTTCGGGCACCGCCTGCGCTTCCAACATCGCCTGCATTTCCTGCAGTGAAGCCGTCATTTGCGCCAATTCTTCCGGGCTGGGATTGGCTTGCACTACCGCGTTCTGGAACCCACGCACCGCGGCTAACATTTCACGATACGCCTGCGTATGTGGCGTATCCTCCAGTCTTCGGCCACGGCGTTTAGCCATGGCAATGCCGTCTAAAGAATCAAGTGATGTCATTGACCCACCATAACAACGAAAGACCAATTCGTGACATATTTCACACGATGTGTAAATCTGGAGCCATCCAGTGATTTGCCCTTCGCCTCTTTGAGGGGGCAGCTGAACTAGTATTACACTGTGAGGCAGACCACAGACTTATCATTCCGGGCTTATGGTGCGTGTCCACCTGCTCGAGCTATGTATAGACCCGTAACTACAGTGAGGACGATATGACTGAAGCGCAAACGGTGCCCGCGGGGCTCGATGCCGAAAAGGTCGGCCGATGGATCGACCAGAAATTTGGTGTAAGTGAGGTGAGCTATTCGGTCCTATCGGTAGGACGCTCGAATCTTACCTACACCGTCGATGTCGGCGGAGAACCACGGTGGGTGCTACGCAGGCCCCCACTGGGCCACCAAGGCGGCAGTGCCCACAACGTTGCGCGCGAAGGCCGCATTATGGCGGCCCTTGGCTCGACACAAGTGCCCGTCCCGAACGTGTTAGAGATTGTCGATGACCCTGCGGTCATGGAAGTTCCATTCGTGTTTATGGACCACTGTCCTGGCTTCCCGCTCAATACACCTGAAGAATGGGCGCTAATCCCGGCAGAGAATCGGCGTGCAACTGCGTTTGGGATGGTTGACACCCTGGCTGCAATCCACCGTGTGGACATTGATGCCGCTGGTTTGGGTGACTTGCGTCGGCCAGGCAACTTGGTAGAACGTCAATTGCGGCGGTGGCTTGGCCAGTTTGAAAACATTACCCAACGGGACATTCCCGTGATCCGCGAAGTCCACGATGTCCTCGTGGAACGCATGCCCAAGGCGGACGACGTCGTTACCGGCATCGCCCACGGTGATTTCAAACCGAACAATATGATCTTTGCGCCCGACGGCACCATCAACGCGGTCGTCGATTGGGAACTCACCGCGATCGGCGACGTGTTTACAGATCTGGGCTACTTTGTGGCGATGTTCGAAACTCCACAGCAATACACAAACATTTGGGTGCCCGGGCAAGACGACGGGTTCCCAGCGACCCAAGAACTGATTGCGCACTATGAAGAGCAGACAGGCACGCGGGCTCAGAACGTCAATTACTATGCGGCATTTGCACTCTGGAAGCTAGCTTGCATCCGGGAAGGGGTCTACACCCGGATGATCAATGGCCAGATGGGCGATCTAGCATTTAATGCTGAAGAGACTGGTGAAGGCGTTGAAGGGCTCGCAAGACAGGCCCTGACGATGCTCGACTCCGACCTCCACAGCTAAGGCTTACTCGTTAAACGAGTCGGTGCCCGCTTTCAGAAGTAGATCTTCACTTCTGAAAACGGGCACCGTTCCCGCCCGGCAGCTGCGCATGGGCTAGCGGCGCGGGTGGCTCATGAGGTGCTTAGCTTGGGCGGTGTGGGAGCATGACTTCTTCGAAGTAGCGTTCACCGAACGGCACGAGGTATTCGGTGTCTTCTAGGTCGTACCACTCGTCGTAGTTCGCGAAAGTGCCCTCATCTTCATACCCGAGCTCCTCAGCGACGTCCCGCCAGCGGTTCAGCGTCTCTGGGATGTTCTCGGTCGAGCCTTCTGGCAGGGTGCCAGCTTCAATTTCGTCATCCACCAGGCCCTGAGAGACTTCTAAGAGCGCTTCCTGAAGGTCATCGTCCATTTCTTCAAATGAACCGTTGTATTCCCGGACCGCTTCTGCGGCGATGTGGTTGGCTGCCAGGTCACCACGGCGTGACTGGATGAACTCATCTTGCATGGAATCGAAAACCAACTGCTTCACTGCCAGCGGCCAGGAGTCCCAGGCCATGCCGGCATATACGCCACCTGGACCACGAGCAAAGGTCACATCGCTGGTGTAGGAGGCATGCGGGGCAACTTCCATGAAGCCACCGGCATCAGCGGCCAACGTTGCGGTCAGCGTGCAGTCGATGGTGTTTCGCTGCAACCCTTCGAATGTCTCGGTGTAGGCCATCGAGACGGGAGATGCATTCAATGCTTGTAATTGGGCAGTGTGTGCCGACGAAGAAGCACGCACCTGGTTACCGCTCCAATCGTCGGCGGTCAGCGTCTCATCAGCACACATTGGCAGCACCGCTCCAGCGGCGTTGAAAAGATTCAGGGGTTCAATACCTTGATCACGGAACTCATTGATCAGGTTTTCATCCTGCCAGGCCAGCTCACCCATCGCCGCATTCGCAGCAAGCTCATCAACCAGTGGAGAGGTACCTGTCAACGTGGTGCCAGCAACATACCCTTGGAAGATCGGGAACTGGTCCGGCAGATAAATCGGCAACATGTATGCGATGTCGACTCGACCATCGGCCAACGCGTCCGGCAATTCATCGTAGCCAGCGATACCTTGGCCATAAGTCGTATCGACGGTGATTTTGCCGTCAGACAGCGTCTCGAGGTTCTCAATGAAGGCCTCCGCGCGGTATGCTTCAGCACCACCGGGAGACTGTGCGGAGGGCTGATAGGTGATGGTAAGGGGCTCGACATCCTCAAATGCCGCTTTGATTTCCTCTTCCGAGGCGCCGTACTCGTAGCCTTCATCGCCAGCACGCTCTTCTTCTGCGTCACCACCGGCGCTCCCGGCACAACCTGACAAAGCTAACGCAGCGACCGCAACTCCAGCGATAACGCTCGTGGAGCTCCATCGATTCTTTTTCTGCATTTTCTGCATTGCAGTACTCTCCGTATATTATATATTTCTAAAGAAAAGACTGGTGCAACTGAAATTCGTTTGTTGCACCGGCGTATCGAATAAGTGACGTATGACACTTCATGCCGAAGGAGACTGTACCACATCGGAAGGAAAATCTGTTGTGATGTACTGTCTTAAACCTCGCTCCAAAACGAAGGCGCTAGTCAGGGACCGCGGTGCAACTTTGGCTCACGTCACAGAAGGTCATCACCGAGAAAGACCCTCTGTCGGCGCTCCCGTGAGGCAGCGTTCGTGGCGGCCCTTGGGGCTTTTACTCACGGAAGATCTAGGCGCCCCTAGGACACACCGCCCCGTGTGACGGTCCTGGAAACACGGGGCCTTCGCCTTCTGCACCGTGACGCTACTGTTCGGGTGATTCGGGAACGTTCTGTACGCGAAGCTGTCCTCGCGCCAGGTCCTTACCGGTAGCACTATCGGTGATCACCACTTGCCACAGCTGCTGCGTGCGTCCCTGGTATAGCGCCTCGGCCACCACCGTTGCATGCGTACCGGTGCTAGGGCGTAGAAAATCAGTGGAGTTATTCACCCCCACGGAATACTGTCCCAGTTCAGAGACTGCGTGGCTTGCTCCGGCACTGCCGATCGTTTCCACAATCGTGGCGTAGACTCCGCCGTGAACTACACCTTTGGGCATGAGTTGATCCTCGCCCAGATCGGCGTATCCCGTCGCACGAGTCTTTTCCAAGGTCTCGATGACCAGACCCGAGGCTTTCATAAACGCGCTGTCTTCTCGCACTGATGCGTTTTGAGCTGAGTTCATAATATGACTCCTTATATTGAAGCTTTAGGGCGTGACAGAAGGGGTGGGGCGATCTGGATCGTCCCACCCCTTCTGCTTGCGCTTGGGTTGTTGTGGTGTGTTAGCTGACTGGCGAGGTTGCGGTGAGCATGTTCGCCAGGCGGTTCTGGATGATCTCGGTCGCATCAGAGATGATGCGGTTGATGAGTTCTTCGTTGGTGGGGATATCGTTGATGATGCCCTGGACCATGCCCACGGTCCATTGGCCGGCTTCAATATCGCCGTCTTCGAAGACCTTACGTCCACGAGCGCCGGCAACGAGGTGCTGGACGTCTTCGAACTTGCCGCCGTTGTTGAGGATCTCGACGGCTTCGGTGGAGACCTGGTTCTTGCGGACCCGCACGGTGTTGCGCAGTGGTCGGAAATTCAAGATGGTGTCCAGTTCGGTGCCCTCGACGATGGCTTGTTTGACGTCTTCGTGAATCGGGGATTCAGCGGTAGCCATGAACCGGGTGCCCATGTTGATGCCATCGGCACCCAGGGCAAGCGCTGCGGCCAAACCGCGACCGTCAGCAAAGCCACCGGAGGCGATGAACGGGATCGACAGTTTATCGGCCGCTGCTGGGATCAGCACCAGGCCTGGGATATCGTCTTCACCGGGGTGGCCGGCGCATTCGAAGCCGTCGATGCTGACCGCATCCACACCGAGTTTTTCGGCTTTCAGTGCGTGCCGGACGGCGGTGCACTTGTGGATGACTTTGACACCGTGTTCTTTGAACAACGGCATGTAGGGTTCGGGGTTGGCCCCGGCGGTTTCGATGACGTTGATGCCTTCATCGACTGCCACTTTGACGTATTCGTCGTATGGAACCGGGTTGATGGTCGGCAGAATGGTCAGGTTGACCCCGAATGGCTTATCGGTCAGTTCGCGGGTCTTGCGGATTTCGTTGCGCAAATCTTCCGGGGTCGGCTGGGTCAATGCGGTGAGAATCCCCAGGCCGCCGGCGTTGGATACGGCTGCAGCCAGTGGGGCTCGGCCTACCCACTGCATACCGCCTTGGACAATCGGGTGCTCGATGCCGAGCATTTCGGTAAAACGGTTTTTAATCATAACGGTCTCCTAAAAGGTTAGACAGGTTTTGGACCGGGGAATTCGGGCAACCATTCGGGATAGTCACTCGGGATGCTTGCCGGGAAGTCCGGTTCGCGTTTTTCAAGGAACGAGGAGACACCTTCACGAACATCCGGCAGTTTGCCAAGTTCGTAAATGCCCTTGGAATCTAACCGGTGTGCTTCCCACGGGGAATCAGCGCTGAGCATGCCCCACAGCATCTTGCGACCTGCAGCCATGGTCAATGCCGAGGAGCCCTCGACCATTTCGCGAGCCAGCTCGTAGGTGGTTTCCATGAGCTGGTCGCCCGGCACGACGCGGGACACTAGGCCTGCCTCTTTGGCTTCTTGGGCGTCGAACACCCGGCCGGTGTAGACCCACTCCAGCGCCTGATTGATCCCAACCACGCGAGGCAAGAACCAAGTGGAGGCAGCTTCTGGCATGATGCCACGCTTGGCAAAGACAAACCCGAACTTGGCGTCTTCACTGGCAATACGGATATCGCACGGCAGGGTCATCGTCGAACCAACGCCCACCCCGGCACCGTTGAAGGCCACGATGACGGGTTTGCGCATATCAGCAATCGCCAGCGATACCCGGCCACCACCATCACGGCGCACACCATCGATCAGATCTTTGTCTGGATCAAGACCGTTGTCACCGTAGCGAGCGTCGTAGTCGAAGGTTTC from Enteractinococcus fodinae includes the following:
- a CDS encoding acyl-CoA dehydrogenase family protein produces the protein MDYRIPEYLQNLLNELDEFIEREIRPLENENDNIRFFDHRREYARTDWDNGGVPHPDWEALLAEAKRRADKAGFYRAQLPKHLGGSGLGNLDMAVIRDHFASKGLGLHNDLQNEHSIVGNNVGLMLLMNYGSEAQIDEWKEKIAAGEAHFSFGITEPDHGSDATHMETTATKTDSGWVINGEKMWNSGLHTADRDIVFARTHGEPGSAEGITAFLVPLDAPGVDILEYVWTFNMPTDHAHVRFTNVEVDETQLFGELGRGLQIVQHFFNENRIRQAASSLGAAQYCINESVEYAKERKPFGKPLAVNQAIQFPLVDLQARASMLRSFIRETAWLMDQDGAFTVSDKISMANYQGNRLVCEAADQAMQVHGGMGYSRKKPFEHIYRHHRRYRITEGADEIQMRRIAGYMFGFMSQRNPKGVTTDTYKTQADSEATQRA
- a CDS encoding PaaI family thioesterase, yielding MTSLDSLDGIAMAKRRGRRLEDTPHTQAYREMLAAVRGFQNAVVQANPSPEELAQMTASLQEMQAMLEAQAVPEVERWYGRGGGRDGKLQLVTPQLRIDVVEEDRIQAHTVAEEFYIGMNGAMHGGIVAAIFDALLGRMASGAQGRVCRTAYLTTNYRAITPLNERLDLVAKVESVERRKRFVSGQLWHGDTLCAEADALFVELLPGHQ
- a CDS encoding phosphotransferase family protein, with product MTEAQTVPAGLDAEKVGRWIDQKFGVSEVSYSVLSVGRSNLTYTVDVGGEPRWVLRRPPLGHQGGSAHNVAREGRIMAALGSTQVPVPNVLEIVDDPAVMEVPFVFMDHCPGFPLNTPEEWALIPAENRRATAFGMVDTLAAIHRVDIDAAGLGDLRRPGNLVERQLRRWLGQFENITQRDIPVIREVHDVLVERMPKADDVVTGIAHGDFKPNNMIFAPDGTINAVVDWELTAIGDVFTDLGYFVAMFETPQQYTNIWVPGQDDGFPATQELIAHYEEQTGTRAQNVNYYAAFALWKLACIREGVYTRMINGQMGDLAFNAEETGEGVEGLARQALTMLDSDLHS
- a CDS encoding type 2 periplasmic-binding domain-containing protein, which gives rise to MQKMQKKNRWSSTSVIAGVAVAALALSGCAGSAGGDAEEERAGDEGYEYGASEEEIKAAFEDVEPLTITYQPSAQSPGGAEAYRAEAFIENLETLSDGKITVDTTYGQGIAGYDELPDALADGRVDIAYMLPIYLPDQFPIFQGYVAGTTLTGTSPLVDELAANAAMGELAWQDENLINEFRDQGIEPLNLFNAAGAVLPMCADETLTADDWSGNQVRASSSAHTAQLQALNASPVSMAYTETFEGLQRNTIDCTLTATLAADAGGFMEVAPHASYTSDVTFARGPGGVYAGMAWDSWPLAVKQLVFDSMQDEFIQSRRGDLAANHIAAEAVREYNGSFEEMDDDLQEALLEVSQGLVDDEIEAGTLPEGSTENIPETLNRWRDVAEELGYEDEGTFANYDEWYDLEDTEYLVPFGERYFEEVMLPHRPS
- a CDS encoding PaaI family thioesterase; protein product: MNSAQNASVREDSAFMKASGLVIETLEKTRATGYADLGEDQLMPKGVVHGGVYATIVETIGSAGASHAVSELGQYSVGVNNSTDFLRPSTGTHATVVAEALYQGRTQQLWQVVITDSATGKDLARGQLRVQNVPESPEQ
- a CDS encoding NAD(P)H-dependent flavin oxidoreductase gives rise to the protein MIKNRFTEMLGIEHPIVQGGMQWVGRAPLAAAVSNAGGLGILTALTQPTPEDLRNEIRKTRELTDKPFGVNLTILPTINPVPYDEYVKVAVDEGINVIETAGANPEPYMPLFKEHGVKVIHKCTAVRHALKAEKLGVDAVSIDGFECAGHPGEDDIPGLVLIPAAADKLSIPFIASGGFADGRGLAAALALGADGINMGTRFMATAESPIHEDVKQAIVEGTELDTILNFRPLRNTVRVRKNQVSTEAVEILNNGGKFEDVQHLVAGARGRKVFEDGDIEAGQWTVGMVQGIINDIPTNEELINRIISDATEIIQNRLANMLTATSPVS